One genomic window of Xanthobacter dioxanivorans includes the following:
- the plsY gene encoding glycerol-3-phosphate 1-O-acyltransferase PlsY, with the protein MPDAPSSVLVLLLALAFGYLLGSIPFGLLLTRTAGTKDIRSIGSGNIGATNVLRTGRKDLAAATLLLDALKGTLAVLAAGYFYGENAAFAAGLGAFLGHIAPVWLGFRGGKGVATFLGIALGLFWPAALAFAVVWLAAAYFTRYSSLSALMASVATVVAAKVFGTDALALLLATLAILLWIKHHANIRRLLDGTEGKIGAKG; encoded by the coding sequence ATGCCCGATGCCCCATCGTCCGTGCTCGTGCTGCTGCTGGCGCTGGCGTTCGGCTACCTGCTCGGCTCGATCCCGTTCGGCCTGCTGCTGACCCGGACGGCGGGCACGAAGGACATCCGCTCCATCGGCTCCGGCAACATCGGCGCCACCAACGTGCTGCGCACCGGCCGCAAGGACCTTGCCGCCGCGACGCTGCTGCTGGATGCGCTGAAGGGGACCCTCGCGGTGCTCGCGGCCGGGTATTTCTACGGGGAGAACGCCGCCTTCGCGGCGGGGCTCGGCGCCTTCCTCGGCCATATCGCTCCGGTGTGGCTTGGCTTTCGCGGCGGCAAGGGGGTGGCCACCTTCCTCGGCATCGCACTGGGCCTGTTCTGGCCGGCCGCCCTCGCCTTCGCCGTGGTGTGGCTGGCCGCCGCCTACTTCACCCGCTACTCGTCCCTGTCCGCGCTGATGGCCTCGGTGGCGACGGTGGTCGCCGCGAAGGTCTTCGGCACCGACGCCCTGGCGCTGCTGCTGGCGACCCTCGCCATCCTCTTGTGGATCAAGCATCACGCCAACATCCGCCGCCTCCTCGATGGGACCGAGGGCAAGATCGGCGCGAAAGGCTGA
- a CDS encoding dihydroorotase: MRDGRLPHQNPRPLLLANARVIDPSRGSDFHGDVYLADGVIKDAGFGIAAAGVPEGAEVVDCKGAVVAPGLVDMRAFVGEPGAEHRETLASASHAAAAGGVTTIICQPTTDPVVDDPAIVDFILRRARDTAVVRVHPMAAITKGLKGEEMTEIGLLQAAGAVAFTDGYRSVASAQVLRRALTYARDFDALLVHHTEDATMSQGAMNEGAFAARLGLSGNPKAAETIVLERDVRLVASARGRYHAAALTCSESLEVLARAKAAGLPVTASATINHLSFNELDIGAYRTYFRLAPPLRAEEDRQALIRAVASGVIDVVVSDHLPQDVEGKRLPFSEAEPGAIGLETLLSAALRLVHSDQVDLVNLLAALSTRPAQILGLDAGTLRPGAPADVVVFDPGLPYVLDPAQLKSRCRNTPFDEARLDGRVLRTIVAGQTIYEYV, translated from the coding sequence ATGCGTGACGGCCGCCTTCCCCACCAGAACCCGCGCCCGTTGCTTTTGGCCAATGCGCGGGTGATCGACCCGTCCCGCGGCTCAGACTTCCACGGCGACGTCTACCTCGCCGACGGCGTGATCAAGGATGCCGGCTTCGGCATCGCCGCCGCCGGCGTTCCCGAGGGCGCAGAGGTGGTGGACTGCAAGGGCGCCGTGGTGGCGCCCGGCCTCGTCGACATGCGCGCCTTCGTCGGCGAGCCCGGCGCCGAGCACCGTGAGACGCTGGCTTCCGCCAGCCATGCGGCGGCGGCGGGCGGCGTCACCACCATCATCTGTCAGCCGACCACCGACCCGGTGGTGGACGACCCGGCCATCGTCGACTTCATCCTGCGCCGCGCGCGGGACACGGCGGTGGTGCGCGTGCACCCCATGGCGGCCATCACCAAGGGCCTGAAGGGCGAGGAGATGACCGAGATCGGCCTGTTGCAGGCCGCCGGCGCCGTCGCCTTCACCGATGGCTACCGCTCCGTCGCGAGCGCGCAGGTGCTGCGCCGGGCGCTGACCTATGCCCGCGATTTCGACGCCCTCCTGGTGCACCACACCGAGGACGCGACCATGTCGCAGGGGGCCATGAACGAGGGCGCCTTCGCCGCGCGCCTCGGCCTTTCCGGCAATCCCAAGGCCGCCGAGACCATCGTTCTGGAACGCGACGTTCGGCTCGTGGCGAGCGCGCGCGGACGCTACCACGCGGCGGCGCTGACTTGCTCCGAATCGCTGGAGGTACTGGCGCGGGCCAAGGCGGCGGGCCTGCCGGTAACGGCCTCCGCCACCATCAACCACCTGTCCTTCAACGAGCTCGATATCGGTGCCTACCGCACCTATTTCCGGCTCGCCCCGCCGCTGCGGGCGGAGGAGGACCGTCAGGCCCTGATCCGGGCGGTGGCCTCCGGCGTCATCGACGTGGTGGTCTCCGACCATCTGCCGCAGGACGTGGAGGGCAAGCGCCTGCCCTTCTCCGAGGCCGAGCCCGGCGCCATCGGGCTCGAAACCCTGCTGTCCGCGGCGCTCCGGCTCGTCCATTCCGACCAGGTGGACCTCGTGAACCTGCTCGCCGCCCTCTCCACCCGGCCGGCGCAGATCCTCGGCCTCGATGCGGGAACGCTGCGCCCCGGCGCGCCGGCGGACGTGGTCGTGTTCGATCCCGGCCTGCCCTACGTGCTCGATCCGGCGCAGCTGAAGTCCCGTTGCCGCAACACCCCGTTCGACGAGGCACGGCTCGACGGCCGGGTGCTGCGGACCATCGTTGCCGGCCAAACCATCTACGAATACGTTTGA
- a CDS encoding aspartate carbamoyltransferase catalytic subunit: MHAAPAFTLSGRDLLGIEGLSAGEILGLLDLAEEFVELNRQIEKKRTTLRGRTQINLFFEASTRTQSSFEIAGKRLGADVMNMSVASSSVKKGETLIDTAITLNAMHPDILVVRHHASGAVALLARKVDCCVVNAGDGAHEHPTQALLDALTIRRNKGRIQGLTVAICGDVLHSRVARSNILLLNALGAKVRVVAPSTLLPAGVESLGVEVFRTMEAGLEGADIVMMLRLQRERMAGSFIPSVKEYFHYFGLDEAKLRLAAPDALVMHPGPMNRGVEIDSSVADGAQSLIREQVEMGVAVRMAVLDTLARKLPNA, translated from the coding sequence ATGCATGCTGCACCCGCCTTCACCCTCTCCGGCCGAGACCTCCTCGGCATCGAAGGCCTCTCCGCCGGTGAAATCCTGGGGCTGCTCGACCTCGCCGAGGAGTTCGTCGAACTCAACCGGCAGATCGAGAAGAAGCGCACCACCCTGCGCGGACGCACCCAGATCAACCTGTTCTTCGAGGCCTCCACCCGCACCCAGTCCTCCTTCGAGATCGCCGGAAAGCGCCTCGGGGCGGACGTGATGAACATGTCCGTCGCCTCCTCCTCGGTGAAGAAGGGGGAAACGCTGATCGACACCGCCATCACGCTCAACGCCATGCACCCGGACATCCTGGTGGTGCGCCACCACGCCTCCGGCGCGGTGGCGCTGCTGGCGCGCAAGGTCGACTGCTGCGTGGTGAACGCCGGCGACGGCGCCCACGAGCATCCCACCCAGGCTTTGCTGGACGCCCTCACCATCCGCCGCAACAAGGGGCGCATCCAGGGCCTCACGGTGGCCATCTGCGGCGACGTGCTGCATTCGCGCGTCGCCCGCTCCAACATCCTGCTGCTCAACGCCCTGGGCGCGAAGGTGCGGGTGGTTGCCCCCTCCACCCTCCTGCCCGCCGGCGTCGAAAGCCTCGGCGTCGAGGTGTTCCGCACCATGGAGGCGGGGCTCGAGGGGGCCGACATCGTGATGATGCTGCGCCTGCAGCGCGAGCGGATGGCCGGCTCCTTCATTCCCTCGGTGAAGGAGTACTTCCACTATTTCGGCCTCGACGAGGCCAAGCTGCGACTTGCCGCCCCCGACGCGCTGGTGATGCATCCCGGCCCGATGAATCGCGGCGTGGAGATCGATTCGAGCGTGGCGGACGGCGCGCAATCCCTGATCCGCGAGCAGGTGGAGATGGGCGTCGCGGTGCGCATGGCCGTGCTCGATACCCTCGCCCGGAAGCTTCCCAATGCGTGA
- a CDS encoding AEC family transporter: protein MSVIFTALAPVFLIIALGATLRRILLTDPAHWAALEKLTYFVLFPSLLIVSAVKADLSQVNVLAVGGALIGSVVILSGLILLVHRPLIAALAADGPGFTSLFQGAVRWNTYIVLAVAGGLFHAEGITIAALALVAMIPVVNIIAVLVLASFAGRHPPTFGYVIGQLGRNPYIWSCALGAALNATHFPVPAVIVEFGDILGRASLALGLLVVGGGLVLDRLTKPRPIVFASLALKLLVKPAIALVLSLLLGLTGTELVVVAITAAVPSAPNGYVLARQMGGDAPLLAEILTLQIIAAAITLPVVVAVAKMLAG from the coding sequence ATGTCCGTGATCTTCACCGCGCTTGCGCCGGTCTTCCTCATCATCGCCCTCGGCGCCACGCTGCGGCGGATCCTGCTTACGGATCCCGCGCACTGGGCGGCGCTGGAGAAGCTCACCTATTTCGTGCTGTTCCCGTCCCTGCTCATCGTCTCGGCGGTGAAGGCGGACCTCAGCCAGGTGAACGTGCTTGCCGTGGGCGGAGCCCTCATCGGCAGCGTGGTGATCCTTTCCGGCCTCATCCTCCTCGTCCACCGCCCGCTGATCGCGGCGCTGGCGGCGGACGGGCCGGGCTTCACCTCCCTGTTCCAGGGCGCGGTGCGGTGGAACACCTATATCGTTCTGGCGGTGGCGGGCGGCCTGTTCCACGCCGAGGGCATCACCATCGCCGCGCTTGCGCTGGTGGCCATGATCCCGGTGGTGAACATCATCGCCGTGCTGGTGCTGGCGAGCTTCGCGGGCCGCCATCCGCCGACATTCGGCTATGTGATCGGCCAGTTGGGCCGCAACCCCTACATCTGGTCCTGCGCCCTGGGCGCGGCGCTCAACGCCACTCATTTTCCGGTGCCCGCCGTGATCGTCGAGTTCGGCGACATCCTCGGCCGCGCCTCCCTCGCCCTCGGGCTGCTGGTGGTGGGTGGCGGGCTGGTGTTGGACCGGCTGACCAAGCCTCGTCCCATCGTGTTCGCCAGCCTGGCGCTGAAGCTGCTGGTGAAGCCGGCCATCGCCCTGGTCCTGTCGCTGCTCCTCGGCCTCACCGGCACCGAGCTGGTGGTGGTGGCGATCACGGCGGCGGTGCCCTCGGCACCCAACGGCTATGTCCTTGCCCGGCAGATGGGCGGGGATGCGCCGCTGCTGGCGGAGATCCTCACGCTCCAGATCATCGCGGCGGCCATCACCCTGCCGGTCGTGGTGGCGGTCGCCAAAATGCTGGCCGGGTAG
- the ruvX gene encoding Holliday junction resolvase RuvX codes for MTDAASPAPIGPLAEIAARLPLRGSLIGLDLGTKTIGVATCDPDRRIATTVETVKRSKFTADAERLIALADERRAVGFVLGLPLNMDGSEGPRAQASRAFARNFARLAGRPIAFWDERLSTAAVERGLIAADMSRARRAAVVDQHAALFILEGALDFLAGRAANTAGTEAED; via the coding sequence ATGACGGATGCCGCCTCCCCCGCCCCCATCGGCCCGCTCGCCGAGATCGCCGCGCGGCTTCCGCTCCGCGGCTCCCTCATCGGGCTCGATCTCGGCACCAAGACCATCGGGGTAGCGACCTGCGATCCCGACCGCCGCATCGCCACCACCGTGGAAACGGTCAAGCGCAGCAAGTTCACCGCCGATGCCGAGCGCCTCATCGCCCTCGCCGACGAGCGGCGCGCCGTGGGCTTCGTGCTGGGCCTGCCCCTCAACATGGACGGCTCGGAAGGCCCCCGCGCCCAGGCGAGCCGGGCCTTTGCCCGCAATTTCGCCCGCCTCGCCGGCCGGCCCATCGCCTTCTGGGACGAGCGGCTCTCCACCGCCGCCGTCGAGCGCGGCCTCATCGCCGCCGACATGAGCCGCGCCCGCCGCGCCGCCGTGGTGGACCAGCACGCCGCCCTCTTCATCCTGGAAGGCGCGCTCGACTTCCTCGCCGGCCGCGCCGCGAACACAGCCGGAACCGAGGCGGAGGACTGA
- a CDS encoding bifunctional 2-C-methyl-D-erythritol 4-phosphate cytidylyltransferase/2-C-methyl-D-erythritol 2,4-cyclodiphosphate synthase: MTGEAPQNCVAIVVAAGRGTRAGGALPKQYQLLAGEPVLRRTLQLFASHPDVTAVLPVIHSADSGLFAETARGLPKILAPVFGGATRQASVRAGLAALTAHGAPDAVLVHDAARPHASPALVARAVAAVRIAPAAIPVLPVTDTVKSLDAAGQVTGTLDRSILRTVQTPQAFRFAPLMAAHVAAAAAGVEALTDDAAVMEWAGHPVATFEGETTNVKLTTPEDMERAARAPFQDLADVRTGTGFDVHAFGAGDHVMLGGVAVPHAFGLVGHSDADVGLHALTDALLGALCDGDIGAHFPPSDPQWKGASSDRFLAHAVEKVAARGGRIAHLDLTLICEAPKVGPHREAIRAEIARITGVPASRISVKATTTEKLGFTGRREGIAAMASATIRLPWEEDA; the protein is encoded by the coding sequence ATGACCGGCGAGGCCCCGCAAAATTGCGTCGCGATCGTCGTCGCGGCCGGTCGCGGCACCCGCGCCGGGGGCGCATTGCCCAAACAATATCAGCTGCTCGCAGGTGAGCCGGTGCTGCGCCGCACTTTGCAGCTTTTTGCGTCGCACCCCGACGTGACGGCTGTGCTTCCGGTCATCCATAGCGCCGATTCCGGCCTATTTGCGGAGACTGCGCGCGGTCTGCCCAAGATACTGGCACCCGTGTTCGGAGGCGCCACCCGCCAGGCGTCCGTCAGGGCGGGCCTTGCGGCGCTGACGGCGCATGGCGCGCCTGATGCCGTGCTCGTCCACGACGCAGCCCGTCCGCATGCCTCGCCCGCGCTCGTGGCCCGGGCGGTCGCCGCTGTGCGCATTGCGCCGGCGGCCATTCCGGTGCTGCCGGTCACCGACACGGTGAAGAGCCTGGATGCCGCCGGGCAGGTGACAGGCACCCTCGACCGCAGCATCCTGCGCACGGTCCAGACCCCGCAGGCCTTCCGTTTCGCCCCCCTCATGGCCGCCCATGTTGCAGCGGCGGCCGCCGGGGTCGAGGCGCTGACGGACGATGCGGCGGTGATGGAATGGGCGGGCCACCCCGTGGCCACCTTCGAGGGCGAGACGACCAACGTGAAGCTGACCACACCCGAGGACATGGAGCGTGCCGCCCGTGCCCCCTTCCAGGACCTCGCCGACGTGCGCACCGGCACCGGTTTCGACGTGCATGCCTTCGGCGCCGGGGACCACGTGATGCTGGGCGGCGTCGCCGTGCCGCACGCGTTCGGCCTCGTCGGCCATTCCGATGCGGACGTGGGGCTGCACGCTCTCACCGATGCGCTGCTCGGCGCCCTGTGCGACGGGGACATCGGCGCCCATTTCCCGCCCTCCGACCCGCAATGGAAGGGGGCCTCGTCCGACCGCTTCCTTGCCCATGCGGTGGAGAAGGTGGCGGCACGGGGCGGGCGGATCGCCCATCTGGACCTGACCCTCATCTGCGAGGCGCCGAAGGTGGGGCCGCACCGCGAGGCCATCCGCGCCGAGATCGCGCGAATCACCGGCGTGCCGGCCTCGCGCATCTCGGTGAAGGCGACCACCACCGAGAAGCTCGGCTTCACCGGCCGGCGCGAGGGCATCGCGGCGATGGCCAGCGCCACCATCCGCCTGCCATGGGAGGAGGACGCGTGA
- the dusB gene encoding tRNA dihydrouridine synthase DusB yields MQETVPFSIPALRVGAVALPNAVILAPMAGITDAPVRRMAVRYGAGLVISEMVASEALLEGHPEMTLRAQGEGVPFHAVQIAGNDPRLMGEAARMAEAAGAGLIDINMGCPAKRVTTGAAGAALLRDLPLAWAIFEAVRAAVSVPVTVKTRLGWDESQPTAVALARMAQESGLAMVTVHGRTRCHFYTGRADWPSIRTVKAAVAIPVVANGDVVAAADGAAILAASGADGVMIGRGAQGRPWFPGRVAQALAGQCGAEDPPLDEQRDVLLELYDGWLSLYGTALGVRQARKHVGWALDAAAGGEGEAHGAFVARWRKRLLVLDDPGGVRAGICAAYDELMWRAAA; encoded by the coding sequence GTGCAAGAGACTGTCCCATTTTCCATTCCGGCGTTGCGGGTCGGCGCCGTTGCCCTGCCCAATGCGGTCATCCTCGCCCCCATGGCGGGAATCACCGATGCGCCGGTAAGGCGGATGGCTGTCCGCTACGGCGCGGGCCTCGTCATATCAGAAATGGTCGCGAGCGAGGCGCTTCTGGAGGGCCACCCCGAGATGACGCTGCGTGCCCAGGGAGAAGGGGTCCCGTTTCATGCGGTGCAGATCGCCGGCAACGATCCGCGCCTGATGGGAGAGGCTGCGCGGATGGCCGAGGCGGCGGGAGCCGGCCTCATCGACATCAACATGGGCTGCCCGGCCAAGCGCGTCACCACCGGCGCCGCCGGCGCCGCGCTGTTGCGGGACCTGCCGTTGGCCTGGGCCATCTTCGAGGCGGTGCGCGCGGCGGTTTCGGTGCCGGTCACGGTGAAGACGCGGCTCGGCTGGGATGAAAGCCAGCCCACCGCCGTCGCTCTGGCCCGCATGGCGCAGGAGAGCGGCCTCGCCATGGTGACGGTGCATGGCCGAACCCGTTGCCACTTCTATACCGGCCGGGCGGATTGGCCCTCCATCCGCACGGTCAAGGCGGCGGTCGCGATCCCCGTCGTGGCCAATGGCGATGTCGTCGCCGCCGCCGACGGGGCGGCCATTCTCGCCGCCTCGGGCGCCGACGGCGTGATGATCGGACGCGGCGCGCAGGGCCGTCCCTGGTTTCCGGGGCGGGTGGCGCAGGCGCTGGCCGGGCAATGCGGGGCGGAGGATCCGCCCCTCGACGAGCAGCGCGACGTGCTGCTGGAACTTTATGACGGCTGGCTTTCGCTTTACGGCACGGCCCTCGGCGTGCGCCAGGCGCGCAAGCACGTGGGCTGGGCCCTCGATGCGGCGGCCGGCGGGGAGGGGGAGGCGCACGGGGCGTTCGTGGCGCGCTGGCGCAAGCGCCTCCTCGTGCTCGACGACCCCGGCGGCGTGCGCGCCGGGATCTGCGCCGCCTATGACGAACTCATGTGGAGGGCGGCGGCATGA
- a CDS encoding two-component system sensor histidine kinase NtrB has product MDHKRKSEPEHGMTRAILDAVPHPVFTIAGNGHVAEANVAAEAFFEVSAPLLRRRPLSDFVPFGTPLLGLIEQVRARGAPVNEYRVDLGTPRNGGERVVDIHVAPVSEHPDQVVVMLQERTIADKMDRQLTHRGAARSVSALASMLAHEIKNPLSGIRGAAQLLEQSADDEDRALTRLICEEADRIVKLVDRMEVFSDERPVEREPVNIHAVLEHVRTLASSGFARHIRFVEEYDPSLPPVLANRDQLIQVFLNLVKNAAEAIESDQDGEIQLTTAFRPGVRLTVPGASTRVSLPLEFCVRDNGKGVPDDLLPHLFDPFVTTKPTGSGLGLALVAKIIGDHGGIVECDSQPRRTTFRVLLPMYRGKSAPQEDN; this is encoded by the coding sequence ATGGATCACAAGCGCAAGAGTGAGCCGGAGCACGGCATGACGCGCGCCATCCTGGACGCCGTTCCCCATCCCGTCTTCACCATCGCCGGCAACGGCCATGTGGCGGAGGCGAACGTGGCCGCGGAAGCCTTCTTCGAGGTGAGCGCGCCGCTGCTGCGGCGCCGCCCGCTGAGCGATTTCGTGCCGTTCGGCACGCCGTTGCTGGGCCTCATCGAGCAGGTGCGGGCGCGAGGGGCGCCGGTGAACGAATATCGGGTCGATCTCGGCACGCCGCGCAACGGCGGGGAGCGCGTCGTGGACATCCACGTGGCGCCGGTGTCGGAGCATCCCGACCAGGTGGTGGTGATGCTTCAGGAGCGCACCATCGCCGACAAGATGGACCGCCAGCTGACCCATCGCGGCGCCGCCCGCTCGGTGAGCGCGCTGGCCTCCATGCTGGCGCACGAGATCAAGAACCCGCTCTCCGGCATCCGCGGCGCGGCCCAGCTGCTCGAACAGTCCGCCGACGACGAGGACCGCGCCCTCACCCGCCTCATCTGCGAGGAGGCCGACCGCATCGTGAAGCTCGTCGACCGCATGGAAGTGTTCTCCGACGAGCGGCCGGTGGAGCGTGAGCCGGTGAACATCCACGCGGTGCTGGAGCACGTGCGCACGCTCGCCTCCTCGGGCTTTGCCCGGCACATCCGCTTCGTCGAGGAGTACGACCCCTCGCTGCCGCCAGTGCTCGCCAACCGCGACCAGCTGATCCAGGTGTTCCTGAACCTGGTGAAGAACGCCGCCGAGGCCATCGAAAGCGACCAGGACGGGGAAATCCAGCTCACCACGGCGTTTCGCCCGGGCGTGCGCCTGACGGTGCCGGGTGCCTCCACGCGGGTGAGCCTGCCGCTCGAATTCTGCGTGCGCGACAACGGCAAGGGGGTGCCGGACGATCTTCTGCCCCACCTGTTCGACCCGTTCGTGACCACCAAGCCCACCGGAAGTGGCCTCGGTCTTGCTTTGGTGGCGAAGATCATCGGCGACCACGGCGGTATCGTCGAATGCGACAGCCAGCCCCGCCGTACAACCTTCCGCGTGCTCCTGCCCATGTATCGCGGCAAGAGCGCCCCCCAAGAGGATAACTGA
- the ntrC gene encoding nitrogen regulation protein NR(I) — MPTGSILVADDDAAIRTVLNQALSRAGYEVRSCGNAATLWRWVSQGDGDLVITDVVMPDENAFDLLPRIKKARPDLPVIVMSAQNTFMTAIRASERGAYEYLPKPFDLKELISIVGRALAEPKKGDSGHHAPEEQDNIPLVGRSPAMQEIYRLLARLMQTDLTVMIAGESGTGKELVARALHDYGKRRTGPFVAINMAAIPRDLIESELFGHEKGSFTGATTRNPGRFEQAEGGTLFLDEIGDMPMEAQTRLLRVLQQGEYTTVGGRTPIKTDVRIIAATNKDLRTLIQQGLFREDLFFRLNVVPLRLPPLRERSEDVPDLVRHFFLQAEREGLPAKQIDSAALDRLKRYRWPGNVRELENLVRRLAALYPQEVITPAIIEAELSEPMPSMLSEDGPVDATLGASVERHLNTYFSGFGEDLPPPGLYHRILKDVEYPLLSAALAATRGNQIKAAELLGLNRNTLRKKIRDLDIQVIRTSR; from the coding sequence ATGCCTACCGGAAGCATCCTGGTCGCCGACGACGACGCCGCGATCCGTACCGTGCTCAACCAGGCGCTCTCGCGCGCCGGCTACGAGGTGCGGTCCTGCGGCAACGCCGCCACGCTCTGGCGCTGGGTGAGCCAGGGCGACGGCGACCTCGTCATCACCGACGTGGTGATGCCCGACGAGAACGCCTTCGATCTCCTGCCGCGCATCAAGAAGGCGCGGCCGGACCTGCCGGTCATCGTCATGAGCGCGCAGAACACCTTCATGACCGCCATCCGCGCCTCCGAGCGCGGGGCCTATGAATACCTGCCCAAGCCCTTCGACCTGAAGGAGCTGATCTCCATCGTCGGCCGGGCGCTGGCCGAGCCGAAGAAGGGGGACAGCGGCCATCACGCCCCCGAGGAGCAGGACAACATCCCGCTGGTGGGCCGCTCGCCCGCCATGCAGGAGATCTACCGTCTCCTCGCCCGCCTCATGCAGACCGACCTCACCGTGATGATCGCGGGCGAGAGCGGCACCGGCAAGGAGCTGGTGGCCCGCGCGCTGCACGACTACGGCAAGCGCCGCACCGGGCCGTTCGTCGCCATCAACATGGCGGCGATCCCGCGCGACCTGATCGAATCGGAGCTGTTCGGCCACGAGAAGGGCTCGTTCACCGGCGCCACCACCCGCAATCCCGGCCGGTTCGAGCAGGCGGAGGGCGGCACGCTCTTCCTCGACGAGATCGGCGACATGCCCATGGAGGCGCAGACCCGCCTCCTGCGCGTGCTCCAGCAGGGCGAGTACACGACGGTGGGCGGGCGCACCCCCATCAAGACCGACGTGCGCATCATTGCGGCCACCAACAAGGACCTGCGCACCCTGATCCAGCAGGGCCTGTTCCGCGAGGACCTGTTCTTCCGCCTGAACGTGGTGCCCCTGCGCCTGCCGCCCCTGCGCGAGCGCTCGGAAGACGTGCCGGACCTGGTGCGCCACTTCTTCCTTCAGGCCGAGCGGGAGGGCCTGCCGGCCAAGCAGATCGACTCGGCGGCGTTAGACCGGCTGAAGCGCTACCGCTGGCCCGGCAACGTGCGCGAACTCGAAAACCTCGTGCGGCGCCTCGCGGCCCTCTATCCGCAGGAGGTGATCACCCCGGCGATCATCGAGGCGGAGCTGTCCGAGCCTATGCCGAGCATGCTCTCGGAGGACGGCCCGGTTGACGCGACGCTGGGCGCCTCGGTGGAGCGGCACTTAAATACCTATTTCTCCGGCTTCGGCGAGGATCTGCCCCCGCCCGGCCTCTACCACCGCATCCTCAAGGATGTGGAGTATCCGCTTCTGTCCGCCGCGCTGGCGGCGACGCGGGGCAACCAGATCAAGGCGGCCGAATTGCTGGGGCTCAACCGCAACACGCTGCGCAAGAAGATCCGCGACCTCGACATCCAGGTGATCCGCACCTCGCGCTGA
- the coaD gene encoding pantetheine-phosphate adenylyltransferase has product MSAPEPHTPRIAIYGGSFDPLTNGHLDVVRSACRLADRLVLAVGIHPGKAPLFSPEERLEMLREVCAPVAAEEKATLEAVTFDNLIITTAQQLGATLLIRGLRDGTDLDYEMQMAGMNGVLAPQIQTVFLPASPRVRPITATLVRQIASMGGDVSAFVPGAVLARLGTKFPR; this is encoded by the coding sequence ATGAGCGCGCCCGAACCCCACACTCCCCGCATCGCCATCTATGGCGGGTCGTTCGACCCCCTCACCAACGGCCACCTCGACGTGGTGCGTTCGGCCTGCCGGCTCGCCGACCGGCTGGTGCTGGCGGTGGGCATCCATCCCGGCAAGGCGCCGCTCTTCTCGCCCGAGGAGCGTCTGGAGATGCTGCGCGAGGTCTGTGCCCCCGTGGCCGCCGAGGAAAAGGCGACGCTGGAGGCCGTGACTTTCGACAACCTCATCATCACCACCGCCCAGCAGCTCGGCGCGACGCTGCTCATCCGCGGCCTGCGCGATGGCACCGACCTCGACTACGAGATGCAGATGGCGGGGATGAACGGGGTGCTGGCGCCCCAGATCCAGACCGTATTCCTGCCGGCCTCGCCGCGGGTGCGCCCCATCACCGCCACTCTGGTGCGGCAGATCGCGTCCATGGGCGGGGACGTTTCCGCCTTCGTGCCGGGCGCGGTGCTGGCGCGCCTTGGCACCAAGTTCCCGCGCTGA
- a CDS encoding peptidylprolyl isomerase: MMRFMGRLLAAALLAFAVALPAAAQTKPDPQNTIYLDTTYGRVVIQLRPDLAPQHVERIKTLVREGYYNNVPFHRVIDGFMAQTGDGQYGNGTGGSKYPNLPAEFSSVPFSRGVVGMARSSSPNSANSQFFIMFGETPSLNGQYTVVGQVVSGMEFVDKVKKGSSSNNGSVSNPDRIVKMQVAADVKPGAK; encoded by the coding sequence ATGATGCGCTTTATGGGCCGCCTTCTCGCCGCAGCCCTCCTCGCCTTCGCCGTGGCGCTGCCGGCGGCGGCGCAGACGAAGCCCGACCCGCAGAACACTATCTATCTCGACACGACCTACGGCCGCGTCGTCATTCAGCTGCGTCCCGACCTTGCGCCGCAGCACGTGGAGCGCATCAAGACGCTCGTCCGCGAGGGGTATTACAACAACGTGCCGTTCCACCGGGTCATCGACGGCTTCATGGCCCAGACCGGCGACGGACAGTACGGCAATGGTACCGGCGGCTCCAAGTATCCCAACCTGCCGGCGGAATTCTCGAGCGTGCCGTTCTCCCGCGGCGTGGTGGGCATGGCCCGCAGCTCATCGCCCAACAGCGCCAATTCCCAGTTCTTCATCATGTTCGGCGAGACCCCCAGCCTGAACGGCCAGTACACGGTGGTGGGCCAGGTGGTCTCCGGCATGGAGTTCGTCGACAAGGTCAAGAAGGGCTCTTCGTCCAACAACGGCTCCGTCAGCAATCCCGATCGCATCGTGAAGATGCAGGTGGCTGCGGACGTGAAGCCGGGTGCCAAATAG